In one window of Dissulfurirhabdus thermomarina DNA:
- a CDS encoding nitrophenyl compound nitroreductase subunit ArsF family protein, which translates to MKKEMPAPFRRPAALAAAILAVLAWVVPACPAAERKVVVYYFHTAYRCPTCRTLERLSREAVSEGFAAELADGRLAFRSVDVTRPEDRHFVDDFRLYTKSLVLVEEGGPAPRWKNLARIWDLVREPAAFKHYVQQEVRTFLSKAGGSGGRP; encoded by the coding sequence GTGAAAAAGGAGATGCCGGCCCCGTTCCGCCGCCCGGCGGCGCTGGCCGCCGCGATCCTCGCCGTCCTGGCCTGGGTCGTCCCGGCCTGCCCGGCCGCCGAGCGGAAGGTCGTGGTCTACTACTTCCACACCGCCTACCGGTGTCCCACCTGCCGCACCCTCGAGCGGCTCTCCCGGGAGGCCGTCTCGGAGGGCTTCGCGGCGGAGCTGGCCGACGGGCGCCTCGCCTTCCGGTCGGTGGACGTAACCCGCCCCGAAGACCGCCACTTCGTGGACGACTTCCGGCTCTACACCAAGTCGCTGGTGCTCGTGGAGGAGGGCGGCCCGGCCCCCAGGTGGAAGAATCTCGCCCGAATCTGGGACCTCGTGCGCGAGCCCGCCGCCTTCAAGCACTACGTGCAGCAGGAAGTCCGCACCTTCCTCTCGAAGGCCGGCGGCTCGGGAGGGCGGCCATGA
- a CDS encoding permease, giving the protein MNWRRELLLIGGAVGLFLVFYFLPGGPRFLRAVDQGVLLLNFYAREHVLFCLVPAFFIAGAIEVFVSDQAVLRYLGPAAPKPVAYGVASVAGAILAVCSCTILPIFAGIYTMGAGLGPAATFLYSGPAINVLAVILTARVLGLDLGLARAVGAVATSILVGLAMAAVFRREDRERLDRMASVATGPGRPLWQVVLFMATLVALLVFATWGEGIGLWQRVHEVKWVLTAAAALALAVELAVFYRVRPAPLAALAAAVAASAAAAGRPEIPFTLGAAGLSVVLYTAGGEARAWFESSYILARKILPLLFLGVFFAGFFLGAPGEGGGLIPARHVAALVGGNSLAANFFASVMAALMYFATLTEVPILQGLIGSGMGPGPALALLLAGPAVSLPSMLVIRSVLGTRKTAVYVALVVTVATLTGFGYGYLAAGG; this is encoded by the coding sequence GTGAACTGGCGCCGGGAACTCCTGCTGATCGGGGGGGCGGTGGGCCTCTTCCTGGTCTTCTACTTCCTGCCCGGGGGGCCGAGATTCCTGCGGGCCGTGGACCAGGGCGTCCTGCTCCTCAACTTCTATGCCCGGGAACACGTCCTCTTCTGCCTGGTGCCGGCCTTCTTCATCGCCGGCGCCATCGAGGTCTTCGTCTCGGACCAGGCGGTCCTCCGGTACCTGGGCCCCGCGGCCCCGAAACCCGTTGCCTACGGGGTGGCCTCGGTGGCCGGGGCCATCCTCGCCGTCTGTTCCTGTACCATCCTGCCCATCTTCGCCGGGATCTACACCATGGGGGCCGGGCTCGGGCCGGCCGCCACCTTCCTCTACTCCGGCCCGGCCATCAACGTGCTGGCCGTCATCCTGACGGCCCGGGTCCTGGGGCTGGACCTCGGCCTCGCCCGGGCCGTCGGGGCGGTGGCGACGAGCATCCTCGTGGGGCTGGCCATGGCCGCCGTCTTCCGCCGGGAGGACCGGGAACGCCTCGACCGGATGGCCTCGGTGGCGACCGGCCCCGGCCGCCCCCTGTGGCAGGTGGTCCTCTTCATGGCCACCCTGGTGGCCCTCCTGGTCTTCGCCACGTGGGGCGAGGGTATCGGCCTCTGGCAGCGGGTGCACGAGGTGAAGTGGGTCCTCACCGCCGCCGCGGCCCTGGCCCTGGCCGTGGAGCTGGCGGTCTTCTACCGGGTCCGCCCCGCGCCCCTGGCCGCCCTCGCCGCGGCCGTCGCGGCGTCGGCCGCGGCCGCCGGGCGCCCCGAGATCCCCTTCACCCTGGGGGCCGCCGGGCTCTCCGTGGTGCTCTACACCGCCGGCGGCGAGGCCCGTGCCTGGTTCGAATCCTCCTACATCCTGGCGCGGAAGATCCTGCCGCTCCTCTTCCTGGGGGTCTTCTTCGCCGGGTTCTTCCTGGGGGCGCCCGGGGAGGGCGGCGGCCTCATCCCCGCCCGCCACGTGGCCGCCCTCGTGGGCGGCAACTCCCTGGCAGCCAACTTCTTCGCCTCGGTCATGGCGGCCCTCATGTACTTCGCCACCCTCACCGAGGTGCCCATCCTGCAGGGGCTCATCGGCTCCGGGATGGGGCCGGGGCCGGCCCTGGCGCTGCTCTTGGCCGGGCCCGCCGTCTCGCTCCCCAGCATGCTGGTCATCCGCTCCGTGCTCGGAACGCGCAAGACCGCCGTCTACGTAGCCCTCGTGGTGACGGTGGCCACGCTCACCGGGTTCGGCTACGGGTACCTCGCCGCCGGAGGCTGA
- a CDS encoding arsenate reductase ArsC translates to MKTVLFLCTQNACRSQMAEALVNHHLAGRVRAFSAGTAPAEVHPLAVRALAEAGIDMSGARSKHVDEFAGRAFDLVVTLCGGAAEACPVVPGQGRRIHAGFDDPAGATGGEDERLAAFRRVRDRMRAELVPLVARELGIENER, encoded by the coding sequence GTGAAGACCGTGCTCTTCCTCTGCACGCAGAACGCCTGCCGCAGCCAGATGGCCGAGGCTCTGGTGAACCACCATCTCGCCGGCCGGGTGCGGGCCTTCTCCGCCGGGACGGCCCCCGCCGAGGTGCACCCCCTGGCGGTCCGGGCGCTGGCCGAGGCGGGCATCGACATGTCGGGGGCCCGCTCAAAGCACGTGGACGAATTCGCCGGCCGTGCCTTCGACCTGGTGGTGACCCTGTGCGGCGGGGCCGCCGAGGCCTGCCCCGTGGTCCCCGGCCAGGGGCGGCGGATCCACGCGGGCTTCGACGACCCGGCCGGCGCCACGGGCGGCGAGGACGAACGGCTCGCGGCCTTCCGCCGCGTCCGGGACCGGATGCGGGCGGAGCTGGTGCCGCTGGTGGCGCGGGAACTCGGGATCGAGAACGAGAGGTGA